One genomic window of Hymenobacter sp. J193 includes the following:
- a CDS encoding four helix bundle protein — protein sequence MISRHRFRDLKIWQKAMLITKLTYQCCATFPPDERFGLTSQMRRAAVSIPSNIAEGAGRGSAKDFSQFLSIVTGSAYELETQFLLAADFGYLDEIRLKAAVSELVELQKMLYGFQKSLQPEN from the coding sequence ATGATAAGTCGGCATCGGTTTCGGGATTTAAAAATCTGGCAGAAGGCGATGCTGATTACCAAGCTCACTTACCAATGCTGCGCCACGTTTCCGCCCGACGAACGGTTTGGGCTAACGTCGCAGATGCGTCGGGCAGCTGTTTCTATTCCTTCCAACATTGCTGAAGGAGCAGGACGCGGCTCGGCGAAGGATTTCAGTCAGTTTCTCTCAATTGTCACCGGTTCGGCTTACGAGTTAGAGACGCAGTTTCTACTAGCCGCCGATTTTGGCTACCTGGATGAAATTCGACTGAAAGCTGCAGTAAGTGAGTTAGTGGAACTACAAAAGATGCTCTACGGCTTTCAAAAAAGTCTTCAACCTGAGAACTAA
- a CDS encoding MarR family winged helix-turn-helix transcriptional regulator, which produces MTPEETVDYNIKVAWHAISRMYNTQAAKHDITTSIGFVLLNIDQENGTPATKIAPLLGLETRSLTRILRSMEEKGLIYKQADAQDKRSVRIFLTEEGLRGKEISRQTVRHFNLKVREKIPQNELNVFFKVVGQITGMIESKALYDDFTLKPLRSESSAA; this is translated from the coding sequence ATGACCCCCGAAGAAACCGTCGATTATAACATCAAAGTTGCCTGGCACGCCATTTCGCGCATGTACAATACGCAGGCTGCCAAGCACGACATCACCACCAGCATTGGTTTCGTGCTGCTGAACATCGACCAGGAAAACGGGACGCCAGCCACCAAAATAGCCCCGTTGCTGGGCCTCGAAACCCGCTCCCTGACCCGCATCCTGCGCAGCATGGAGGAAAAAGGCCTGATCTATAAGCAAGCCGATGCCCAGGACAAACGCTCGGTGCGCATCTTCCTGACCGAGGAAGGCCTGCGCGGCAAGGAAATTTCCCGCCAGACGGTGCGCCACTTCAACCTGAAGGTGCGCGAGAAAATCCCGCAGAATGAGCTGAACGTGTTCTTCAAAGTTGTCGGGCAGATTACCGGCATGATTGAAAGCAAAGCCCTCTACGACGACTTCACGCTGAAGCCCCTGCGCTCCGAATCTTCCGCCGCCTAG
- a CDS encoding AMP-dependent synthetase/ligase, which translates to MEPLKAAVQPDDLLTLIYTSGTTGQPKGVMLTHNNLLSNCRNSQPFVPVTKDDKALSFLPLCHIFERMVTHLYLINGVSIYYAESMETIADNLREVKPEIFTTVPRLLEKVYDKIVAKGHEQTGVKKSLFFWALDLGLKYDNQKDNGFLYNTQLKLANKLIFSKWREALGGNLRCIVSGGGALQPRLARVFWAGGIRVMEGYGLTETSPVIAVGGYEPENNMIGTVGPIINNTEVKIAKDGEILTKSESVMKGYYNKPELTAKEFDEEGWFHTGDIGEIVDGKFLKITDRKKEMFKTSGGKYIAPQVIEGKLKESPLVEQAMVVGDGQKFPSALVIPSFDDLKGWCKRNGVDYNCSNQDLVKNEKVVQMYEDLVQKYNSGFAQWEQVKKIALLPQLWTVETGEMTPTMKVKRKVITENNKDIIENLYNQNGQR; encoded by the coding sequence CTGGAGCCCCTGAAAGCCGCCGTACAGCCCGACGACCTGCTTACCCTCATTTACACCTCGGGTACCACCGGTCAGCCCAAAGGGGTGATGCTTACGCACAACAACCTGCTCAGCAACTGTCGCAACTCTCAGCCCTTCGTGCCCGTCACCAAGGACGATAAAGCTCTGAGCTTCCTGCCACTCTGCCACATCTTCGAGCGGATGGTCACGCACCTCTACCTCATCAACGGCGTGAGTATTTACTACGCCGAGAGCATGGAAACCATTGCCGACAACCTGCGCGAAGTGAAGCCCGAAATCTTCACGACCGTGCCCCGTCTGCTGGAAAAGGTCTACGATAAGATTGTAGCGAAGGGCCACGAGCAAACCGGCGTGAAGAAAAGCCTGTTCTTCTGGGCCCTGGACCTGGGGTTGAAATACGACAACCAGAAGGACAATGGCTTCCTGTACAACACGCAGCTCAAACTCGCCAACAAGCTTATTTTCAGCAAATGGCGTGAGGCCTTGGGCGGAAACCTGCGCTGCATCGTGAGTGGGGGCGGCGCTTTGCAGCCGCGTCTGGCCCGCGTATTCTGGGCCGGCGGCATTCGGGTGATGGAAGGCTACGGCCTGACCGAAACTTCGCCGGTAATTGCCGTGGGTGGCTACGAGCCCGAAAACAACATGATTGGCACCGTGGGGCCCATCATCAACAACACTGAAGTGAAGATTGCCAAAGACGGTGAAATTCTCACCAAGTCGGAGTCGGTGATGAAAGGCTACTACAACAAGCCCGAGCTGACGGCCAAGGAGTTTGACGAGGAAGGCTGGTTCCACACCGGCGACATCGGCGAAATCGTGGACGGCAAGTTCCTGAAAATTACCGACCGCAAAAAGGAAATGTTCAAGACCTCGGGCGGCAAGTACATTGCCCCGCAGGTAATTGAAGGTAAGCTGAAAGAGTCCCCGCTGGTAGAGCAGGCTATGGTCGTCGGCGACGGGCAGAAATTTCCTTCTGCGCTGGTTATTCCCTCATTTGATGACCTCAAAGGCTGGTGTAAGCGCAACGGTGTAGACTACAACTGCTCCAACCAGGACCTCGTGAAAAACGAGAAGGTAGTGCAGATGTACGAGGACCTCGTGCAGAAATACAACAGCGGCTTCGCCCAGTGGGAGCAGGTAAAGAAAATTGCGTTGCTGCCCCAACTCTGGACCGTGGAAACCGGCGAGATGACGCCCACTATGAAAGTGAAGCGCAAGGTCATCACCGAAAATAACAAGGACATCATCGAAAACCTGTATAATCAGAACGGCCAGCGCTAA
- a CDS encoding AMP-binding protein: MDIRRTFDILPHLQQKYNKPDCFAAKIDGKYVPVSTDTVVEKVNQTSLGLRSLGIGKDDKVAIISMNRPEWMFADFGIAQLGATSVPMYPSITVEDYKYIFTDAGVKAVFVSDKKLLDKVREATQGLNIPPENVFTFDKIEGARHFDELLELGKKATPPTWSP; the protein is encoded by the coding sequence ATGGACATTCGCCGTACCTTCGACATCCTGCCCCACCTGCAGCAGAAGTACAATAAGCCCGACTGCTTCGCCGCCAAAATCGACGGCAAATACGTTCCCGTCAGCACCGATACGGTGGTGGAAAAGGTCAACCAGACCAGCCTGGGTTTGCGCAGTCTCGGCATCGGCAAAGACGACAAGGTGGCTATTATCTCCATGAACCGTCCCGAGTGGATGTTCGCCGACTTCGGTATTGCGCAGTTGGGGGCCACCAGCGTACCTATGTACCCTAGCATCACGGTCGAGGACTACAAGTATATCTTCACTGATGCCGGCGTGAAGGCCGTGTTCGTGTCGGACAAGAAGCTGCTCGACAAAGTGCGCGAAGCCACCCAGGGCCTGAACATCCCCCCGGAAAACGTCTTCACCTTCGATAAGATAGAAGGCGCCCGGCACTTCGATGAGCTGCTGGAGCTGGGCAAAAAGGCAACCCCGCCGACCTGGAGCCCCTGA
- a CDS encoding arginase family protein, giving the protein MNLAIFFDPLPEDPLASPPAPTTLGAYASRFVDTFPDWRTADLALIGLDEWRGSAAGAPAAHGANAVRERFYQLQKGTGPIRLVDLGNLRPGLTLEDTYLRLREIVAALLENKTIPLLLGGSQDLDYGQFLAYETLERPVSHVTIDARVDMAEHDGATAEDTHLRRILMHEPNFLFCFSQIGHQQYLVPPGVLGTLEKLQLRNAAPG; this is encoded by the coding sequence ATGAATCTCGCTATCTTTTTTGATCCATTGCCCGAAGACCCGCTGGCTTCTCCGCCGGCTCCTACCACGCTGGGGGCCTACGCCTCGCGCTTTGTGGATACGTTTCCCGACTGGCGCACGGCCGATCTGGCCCTGATTGGGCTGGACGAGTGGCGGGGCAGCGCGGCCGGCGCGCCGGCTGCCCACGGTGCCAACGCGGTGCGGGAACGGTTTTACCAGCTGCAGAAAGGCACCGGCCCCATCCGGCTGGTAGACCTGGGCAACCTGCGGCCCGGCCTTACCCTGGAAGATACCTACCTGCGGCTGCGCGAGATTGTGGCGGCCCTGCTGGAAAACAAGACCATTCCGCTGCTGCTGGGCGGCTCCCAGGACCTCGACTACGGGCAGTTTCTGGCCTACGAAACCCTGGAGCGCCCCGTCAGCCACGTCACCATTGATGCCCGCGTGGACATGGCCGAGCACGACGGCGCCACGGCCGAAGACACGCACCTGCGCCGCATTCTGATGCACGAGCCGAACTTTCTGTTCTGCTTCAGCCAGATCGGGCACCAGCAGTACCTGGTGCCACCGGGCGTGCTGGGCACTCTGGAAAAGCTCCAGCTTCGAAACGCTGCGCCTGGGTGA
- a CDS encoding cytochrome b5 domain-containing protein: MATSNQQLETYTRAQLALRNGQDRDEIWVAYQGQIYDVTRSRLWRRGNHYEHWAGQDLTRELDKDAPHTAHVFDNFKVIGRLK, encoded by the coding sequence CTGGCAACCAGCAACCAGCAACTAGAAACTTATACCCGCGCCCAGCTTGCACTGCGCAACGGTCAGGACCGCGACGAAATCTGGGTGGCGTACCAGGGGCAGATTTACGACGTGACCCGCTCCCGCCTGTGGCGGCGCGGCAACCACTACGAGCATTGGGCCGGCCAGGACCTCACCCGGGAGTTGGACAAAGACGCCCCGCACACCGCCCATGTGTTCGACAACTTCAAGGTGATTGGCCGGTTGAAGTGA
- the murQ gene encoding N-acetylmuramic acid 6-phosphate etherase, with product MTTESPSNFHDLETLSTRELLAGINSVDQTVPHVVAQALPQIEALVEATVARLQRGGRLFYIGAGTSGRLGILDASECPPTFGVPAGLVVGLIAGGDTAIRQAVENAEDDPQQAWLDLQAHHITADDMLVGIAASGRTPYVIGGLEQARLRGIATGCIVCNAASAVAAAADYPVEVVTGPEFVTGSTRLKAGTAQKLVLNMLTTATMIRLGRVKGNKMVDMQLSNHKLVDRGEKMIMDELGIPQPEAAALLQQHGSVRAAIEAGR from the coding sequence GTGACCACCGAAAGCCCTTCCAACTTCCACGACCTCGAAACCCTTTCTACCCGCGAGCTGCTGGCCGGCATCAACAGCGTCGACCAGACGGTGCCGCACGTGGTGGCCCAGGCCCTGCCTCAGATTGAGGCGCTGGTAGAAGCCACGGTGGCCCGGTTGCAGCGCGGGGGGCGGTTGTTCTACATCGGGGCGGGCACGAGCGGGCGGCTGGGCATTCTGGATGCCTCTGAGTGTCCGCCTACGTTCGGCGTGCCGGCCGGCCTAGTAGTGGGCCTCATTGCCGGCGGCGACACCGCCATCCGCCAGGCTGTGGAAAACGCCGAGGACGACCCGCAGCAGGCCTGGCTGGACTTGCAGGCCCACCACATCACGGCCGACGATATGCTGGTGGGCATTGCTGCCTCGGGCCGCACGCCCTACGTTATTGGGGGCCTGGAGCAGGCCCGCCTCCGTGGCATTGCCACCGGCTGCATTGTGTGCAATGCAGCCTCCGCCGTGGCCGCCGCCGCCGACTACCCCGTGGAAGTGGTAACCGGCCCCGAGTTCGTGACGGGCAGCACCCGCCTGAAGGCCGGTACCGCCCAGAAGCTGGTGCTCAACATGCTCACCACCGCCACCATGATTCGGCTGGGCCGCGTGAAGGGCAACAAGATGGTGGACATGCAGCTCTCCAACCACAAGCTCGTAGACCGCGGCGAAAAGATGATCATGGACGAGCTGGGCATCCCCCAGCCCGAAGCGGCGGCGCTCCTGCAGCAGCACGGCTCCGTGCGGGCCGCTATTGAGGCGGGGCGGTAG
- a CDS encoding outer membrane protein assembly factor BamE produces MTALLYIPTLFGVSIEVYFILIIFGIPTFFIWRWILKKFIKIDKTRKIATWTATIVATPLIYVGLIILWFFSMSYHPTHDFNKQKWFTDKEKRYELSEDIIDSKMLIGKTKSEVRQLLGDEGNTDESDYWNYYLGFRPGFANIDPDVLDIEFKAGKVVKVKQHET; encoded by the coding sequence ATGACGGCACTACTTTACATACCGACACTTTTTGGAGTGAGCATTGAAGTCTATTTCATTTTAATCATCTTTGGTATTCCGACATTTTTTATTTGGCGTTGGATACTAAAAAAGTTTATAAAAATTGACAAGACCAGAAAAATTGCTACTTGGACAGCGACAATTGTAGCGACACCACTAATTTATGTTGGGCTTATTATACTTTGGTTTTTTAGTATGAGCTACCATCCAACTCATGACTTTAACAAACAAAAATGGTTTACCGACAAGGAAAAGCGTTACGAACTATCAGAGGACATCATAGACAGTAAAATGCTAATCGGCAAGACAAAATCAGAAGTACGACAATTACTCGGTGATGAAGGTAACACAGACGAAAGCGACTATTGGAATTACTATTTAGGTTTTAGACCAGGATTTGCGAACATTGACCCAGATGTACTTGACATTGAATTTAAAGCTGGTAAAGTAGTAAAGGTTAAACAACATGAAACATAA
- the der gene encoding ribosome biogenesis GTPase Der: MKNTIAIVGRPNVGKSTLFNRLVGQRKAIMDNESGVTRDRHYGYGDWTGKYFTVIDTGGYVHNSEDIFEGEINKQVKLAIEEADVVLFMVDVDSGLHHLDEEFANVLRRYQGKKPMYLVANKADTNVRAHAAGEFYALGIGDGEIFPISSQSGSGTGDLLDAVVSHFPEEGIEEPDAGVPKIAIVGRPNVGKSSFVNLLLGTERSIVTDIAGTTRDSIQARYNAFGQEFILVDTAGLRRKTKVHEDIEFYSVLRSLRALEESDVCIVMLDATRGIEAQDMNIIGLADKNRKGIVILVNKWDLIENKETNTAKEFEEKIREKIAPISYPPIIFVSVLNKQRVHKAIETAVQVYESKRRKIPTSELNEVMLKEIEKYPPPIQKGKLVRIKYATQLPTHNPVFAFFCNLPQYVKESYARYLENRLREHFDFTGVPIGIVFRKK, translated from the coding sequence ATGAAAAATACCATTGCCATTGTGGGCCGCCCGAATGTGGGCAAGTCCACGCTGTTCAACCGCCTAGTGGGCCAGCGCAAAGCCATTATGGACAACGAGTCGGGCGTGACGCGCGACCGGCACTACGGCTACGGCGACTGGACCGGCAAGTACTTCACCGTGATTGATACGGGTGGCTACGTGCACAACTCCGAGGACATCTTCGAGGGCGAAATCAACAAGCAGGTAAAGCTGGCCATTGAAGAAGCAGATGTGGTGCTCTTTATGGTGGATGTAGACTCCGGCCTGCACCACCTCGACGAGGAGTTTGCCAACGTGCTGCGCCGCTACCAGGGCAAAAAGCCCATGTACCTGGTAGCCAACAAGGCCGATACCAACGTGCGGGCCCACGCCGCCGGCGAGTTCTACGCCCTCGGCATCGGCGACGGGGAAATTTTCCCCATCAGCTCTCAGAGCGGTTCCGGCACCGGCGACCTGCTCGACGCCGTGGTAAGTCACTTCCCCGAAGAAGGCATCGAAGAGCCCGACGCCGGCGTGCCCAAAATTGCCATTGTGGGCCGCCCCAACGTGGGCAAATCATCGTTCGTGAATCTGCTGCTGGGCACCGAGCGCAGCATTGTCACGGACATTGCCGGCACCACCCGCGACTCTATTCAGGCCCGCTACAATGCCTTCGGCCAGGAGTTTATTCTGGTAGATACGGCCGGGCTGCGCCGCAAAACCAAGGTACACGAAGACATCGAGTTCTATTCCGTGCTACGCTCCCTGCGGGCGCTGGAGGAGTCGGATGTGTGTATCGTGATGCTAGACGCTACCCGCGGTATTGAGGCCCAGGACATGAACATCATCGGCCTAGCCGATAAGAACCGCAAGGGCATCGTGATTCTGGTGAACAAGTGGGACCTGATCGAAAACAAGGAAACCAATACGGCCAAGGAGTTCGAGGAGAAAATCCGCGAGAAGATTGCGCCCATCAGCTACCCGCCCATCATCTTCGTGTCGGTGCTCAACAAGCAGCGCGTGCACAAGGCCATCGAAACCGCCGTGCAGGTGTACGAGAGCAAGCGCCGCAAAATCCCGACTTCGGAGCTGAACGAGGTGATGCTGAAGGAAATCGAGAAGTACCCGCCGCCTATCCAGAAAGGCAAGCTGGTGCGCATCAAGTACGCTACGCAGCTGCCCACCCACAACCCGGTGTTTGCCTTCTTCTGCAACCTGCCGCAGTACGTGAAGGAAAGCTACGCCCGCTACCTCGAAAACCGCCTCCGCGAGCATTTCGACTTTACGGGCGTGCCCATCGGTATCGTGTTCCGAAAAAAATAA
- the era gene encoding GTPase Era — protein sequence MNTEPKPHRAGFVSIIGKPNVGKSTLMNALMGERLSIVTSKAQTTRHRILGILNGDDFQLVYSDTPGIIQPKYELHNAMMSFVYSSLEDADVILFVTDIYEKHDEEPVVERLRKMVDTPILLLVNKIDQADQASVEEKVAYWQEHLPNAARVLPISALEKFGTGELLDLVLGYLPIHPAYYPKDELTDKPERFFAAEMIREKIFKLYKKEVPYSCEVEIEEFKEEEDIIRMRSIIYVERPSQKGIIIGQQGVALKKVGTWAREEMEKFFQKKVFLEIHVKVNENWRTDPKALSRFGYQ from the coding sequence GTGAATACCGAACCAAAACCGCACCGCGCTGGCTTCGTGAGCATTATCGGCAAGCCCAACGTGGGCAAGTCGACGCTGATGAATGCCCTCATGGGCGAGCGGCTCAGCATCGTAACTAGTAAAGCCCAGACCACGCGCCACCGCATTCTGGGCATCCTCAACGGCGACGACTTCCAGCTGGTGTACTCCGATACGCCCGGCATCATCCAGCCCAAGTACGAGTTGCACAACGCCATGATGTCGTTTGTGTACTCCTCCCTCGAAGACGCCGACGTGATTCTGTTCGTGACGGACATCTACGAAAAGCACGACGAGGAGCCGGTCGTGGAGCGCCTGCGCAAAATGGTGGATACGCCCATTCTGCTGCTGGTAAACAAGATCGACCAGGCCGACCAGGCCAGCGTGGAGGAGAAAGTAGCCTACTGGCAGGAGCACCTGCCCAACGCGGCGCGGGTGCTGCCCATTTCGGCCCTGGAGAAATTCGGGACGGGTGAGCTGCTGGACCTGGTGCTGGGTTACTTACCCATTCACCCGGCCTACTACCCCAAGGATGAGCTGACGGACAAGCCAGAGCGCTTCTTTGCGGCCGAGATGATCCGGGAAAAAATCTTCAAGCTCTACAAGAAGGAAGTGCCTTATAGCTGTGAGGTCGAAATTGAGGAGTTCAAGGAAGAGGAAGACATCATCCGCATGCGCTCCATCATTTACGTGGAGCGCCCCAGTCAGAAAGGCATCATCATCGGCCAGCAAGGCGTGGCCCTCAAAAAAGTAGGCACCTGGGCCCGGGAGGAAATGGAGAAGTTTTTCCAGAAAAAAGTGTTCCTGGAAATCCACGTCAAAGTCAACGAAAACTGGCGCACCGACCCTAAAGCCTTGAGCCGGTTCGGCTATCAGTAA
- the hemH gene encoding ferrochelatase, translated as MPSSASKGRIGVLLVNLGTPDSPSTPDVRRYLNEFLTDARVIDMPAAIRYPLFRGLVVPLRAPKSAKIYQQLWTDRGSPLLYHGLDLQKLVQEQLGKDYLVAFGMRYQNPSIESALEELRDAAVERIIVLPLFPQYAAASTGSVQEKVMDIVKDWWIVPSISFISNFVEEPGFIETFATLGKVEMAKHAYDHVVFSYHGIPERHVLKGSHKGYCKLGSCCASYNKNNRYCYRAQCFETSRQLGKALGLTPEQYTTTFQSRLQSRLRDPWLQPYTDEVLKELPGKGIHNVLAFSPAFVADCLETTIEVGEEFKEMFEQAGGKHWQLVPSLNSHPQWVDAVADMIRRN; from the coding sequence ATGCCCTCATCCGCTTCCAAAGGCCGCATCGGTGTACTCCTCGTGAACCTGGGCACGCCCGACTCCCCCAGCACCCCGGACGTACGCCGCTACCTCAACGAATTCCTGACCGATGCCCGGGTGATTGACATGCCGGCCGCCATCCGCTACCCGCTGTTCCGGGGGTTAGTAGTGCCACTGCGGGCGCCCAAATCGGCCAAGATCTACCAGCAGCTCTGGACGGACCGCGGCTCTCCCCTGCTCTACCACGGCCTCGATCTGCAGAAGCTGGTGCAGGAGCAGCTGGGCAAAGACTACCTCGTGGCCTTCGGGATGCGCTACCAGAACCCGAGCATTGAAAGTGCGCTGGAAGAGCTGCGCGACGCGGCCGTAGAGCGGATTATCGTGCTGCCGCTGTTTCCGCAGTACGCGGCGGCCAGCACGGGCTCGGTGCAGGAAAAGGTGATGGACATCGTGAAAGACTGGTGGATTGTGCCCAGCATCTCCTTCATCAGCAACTTCGTGGAGGAGCCGGGCTTCATCGAAACCTTTGCTACGCTGGGCAAGGTCGAAATGGCAAAGCACGCCTACGACCATGTTGTCTTCAGCTACCACGGCATTCCCGAGCGGCACGTGCTGAAGGGCAGCCACAAAGGCTACTGTAAGCTGGGCAGCTGCTGCGCCAGCTACAACAAAAACAACCGCTACTGCTACCGGGCGCAGTGCTTTGAAACGTCGCGGCAACTGGGAAAGGCTCTAGGCCTAACTCCGGAACAGTACACCACCACGTTCCAGAGCCGCCTGCAAAGCCGCCTGCGTGACCCGTGGCTGCAGCCATACACCGACGAGGTGCTGAAGGAGCTGCCTGGCAAAGGCATTCACAACGTGCTGGCCTTCTCCCCGGCTTTCGTGGCCGACTGCCTGGAAACGACCATTGAGGTAGGTGAAGAGTTCAAGGAAATGTTTGAGCAGGCCGGCGGCAAACACTGGCAGTTGGTGCCTTCGCTCAACTCGCACCCGCAATGGGTAGATGCCGTGGCCGATATGATTCGGCGTAATTAG
- a CDS encoding PRC-barrel domain-containing protein, whose translation MEPVTDPIPSAQGMHLRRLRDLTEFEVADGNPDVRGWAVRGADGRQFGQVYELIVDAEALKVRYLDVELDESLHINERDRHILLPIGVAALDEDGDNVFVPSLTAQSVLDYPPYVEIQITREYEQAMLRALNLQLPEGEQSFYNQPGYDDSQFYQRRRLS comes from the coding sequence ATGGAACCCGTTACCGACCCGATTCCCTCTGCCCAGGGTATGCACCTGCGCCGCCTGCGCGACCTGACGGAGTTTGAAGTAGCCGATGGCAACCCCGATGTACGCGGCTGGGCCGTGCGCGGGGCCGACGGCCGCCAGTTTGGCCAGGTGTACGAGCTGATTGTGGATGCCGAGGCCCTGAAAGTTCGCTACCTGGATGTAGAGCTGGATGAAAGCCTGCACATCAACGAGCGGGACCGGCATATTCTGCTGCCCATTGGCGTGGCCGCGCTGGATGAGGATGGCGACAATGTGTTCGTGCCCTCGCTCACGGCCCAGTCGGTGCTGGACTACCCGCCGTACGTCGAAATCCAGATTACCCGCGAGTACGAGCAGGCCATGCTGCGGGCCCTGAATCTGCAGCTGCCCGAGGGAGAGCAGAGTTTTTACAACCAGCCCGGCTACGACGACAGCCAGTTCTACCAGCGCCGCCGGCTGAGTTGA